The DNA sequence TCTCTAAGCATGTTATACCGAGATCGATTGGGAATTTGAGCCGCCAGTCTTATAAGACCCTACACTTAATACCATAGATTACTCCACACAATTGTGCCGCTTGTAGAAATGGCCTTTGAATGCCCAAGATCAAAGCAGATGGACCTTACTGATGATACATTCTAGATTCGGCTATTTAATATCAATAATCTTACGGGACCTTTCCGTTCTGGTTTACAAAGCTTTCCTTAAATATGTTAAAATATATTCATAAGCACTTAGGGATCACTTAGTATCTTCGTCCCATGTTACTTGACGAAATACGACACCAATTACCATGATGAAAGCCTGGCATTGAGATGACTTAGTCCCGAATTGGACTCTTTCCAGAAATCCATTTGAACAAGTTAGTCACAAATGACTCtcaggcttcttcttctcctgcaacACCCTAGATGGATATATCCCACCAACTTGATGGAATGTTGCTACAAAgtctccatcgtcatctataattttaatattttcttcAAACCGACTGCCAGAGAGCCAGCTCATATGAGTTCTGCTAAGGATACACTCTTTCCGCTTGCTATCGCAAAAGTCCAGCTTGAGAGAGATCGTTGGAAGTTGGTATTTCACGATACCTTCCAGTGCATTGTCTTCGTTACGAAGAGATCCATAAGCAGCTTTAGTTGGTTACTGATAACATAAAATGGGTTATGCGTATGTAGATGAAAGCAGGCTAGGCCGTGAGTGTCATGATAATAATGAAGAAGGGCGAAGATCTCGGCTGCCACGCCAGCCTGTAGAAGATGGTTGATTCTCACCAGATCtaccagcaacagcaagtACTCCATTTTGTACATTTGTCCCTTGTCTAGTTTGTTCCATATGTGTCGTACATTCTTGCCTCCAAATGTAGGGCTCTGCAATGGAGTTGATCCACCGGCAGGAATCTAAGACCGGACTGTCGTAGATGGTGGGTTTATGTAGTAGAAAAAGGCGTCAACCTAGCGGCTACAGTACTTAATGTGGTCAGGAAGGGCCATCCTTCTCTGATTTATATGCTGCCCCAGCAGATTATTTCCTCGTCTCAAACTTCCAATGCGTATAGTTGCATGATAGTATACAACATTCGTCGCCGAATCAGCGGGAACTATTTCCGCCATTATAGTGTCTTGAAAACAGGCAGTTTCCTCTACTACCGACTAATTCAACTGTATTAGCCATGTAAGCTTGAGTCTCGGTATATTATGTACATCCGGAGCACCAATCAACAGGTGCATTTCCTGCATACCGAGAGCCACCAAAGCCCTCTATAGGCGTGATCTTGATCGCATCTAGAAAATCGGTCCGGGAGAATTTGTGATGTCTCTAAACCGGAGTCACTTCCGAATTTGGAATGGAAGCATCGGCCATGGTATCTGGTAACACCAAGCCGAAATGCCGATGCAGTAACAAGAGAAGCAAGGCCTTTTCTGATACTCTGTTTGTTACGCGCATACAGATAGCTTCACACCGAGTGCTGATAGCACACATTGTCGCGAAATAGACTTTAGTGAATCCCTAAATCACGATTTATAAAGCGATTCGCAGCTGTCTCAACGATCGGCTGGTTTGCGTTCTGGCTTTAGAAATCCTGTGAATAGTATACTCTAGTCTAACACTATTGGCAAGTTTGCCCCGTGCCCATGCAAGAAATGGACTTCTGAAGAGAGTTCAAAATTACGTGTGCGGTACTTGCTGTTGTGTGCGGGTGCGCGTCTCGTTCGCTCGTTcgcccaagctcaagctATTAGGTATACAGAGATGATGGCTACGCAGTTTCTATATGTTGAAGAATCTCCTTCCACATCCTGTCTATGTGTTACATTTGAAGAGGATACATATTATTTTTCCCAATGATAAGACATAATAATACGCGGATGACACAAGTAGCGATTGCAAATGCACGCAAAACACCATATCGATCTAAGATTCTAGTACAGAAGTAGCTGTTACAGCATATTCCACGACACCCCATCGCGCAACGCCATTTCTAGGACTGCCTCGACTATTGTGCGGTTTTGCGCCTGTCGCCCAGAAAAGTGCTGATTTGTGCAAGAGCTTTCTGCATAGTCTCTGGGGATACTGTGATGTGCATTCGTGTGTATCCCTGCCAGTTGGCTGGTGTTTCCTCCCCAAAGGAAATACTGCCGGGGCTGAGTAGGACCCCATGTTCCTTCAGGAGATCTTTGCAGAATTGAACGTCATCAACGGCATCCCCATTTATAGTATAATACTTCACAAATGCCGTTCCTCCCGCAGCAGGTCGAGTCCAGGTACACATGTCACTATTCTTTTTGACAAAGGCCTCCAAAAGATTCAAATTCTGCTGCGCGTAGTCGAGATGTCTTTTTAGAATCGCTGGCCGACAACGAAGGCTCAAGCACTCCGTTGCAATTGCTTCGTCGATATTGCTTGTGGCTTGAGAGATGTATTGCTTCGTGTTTGACATAAGGTCCATAAGCTCCTTGTCACGGCAAGCAATCCATCCAATTCTCACGCCAGACATACCCCAAGCCTTGCTCATGGAGCTGGTCGTGATGACTTTGGTGTACTCATGTTCCACGAAGGATGTGATCGTTGTTCCATCGTGGTACAGCGGACGGAAGATTTCATCCACGACCACGATAATGCTATGTTGCTGCGCTATTTCCAATATTTCGAGCTGAGCTTGAACGTCAAGTACAGAGCCGGTTGGGTTATTCGGATTATTCAGCATAATCATTTTGGTGGAGGGCTTGATAAGAGCGCGA is a window from the Trichoderma atroviride chromosome 5, complete sequence genome containing:
- a CDS encoding uncharacterized protein (EggNog:ENOG41), producing the protein MASLVEFHLANWIHGNSEHAKYNIAGSAAPSLTLRELVSISNNPSETEAALQFDEVFLGLGPNKGTLELRTKLAALYNEKILPDSFLTAPGTTCANMIVFQSLLRPSDHVISTYPTYTQLSSLSKSIGCDVSPWRLDPSNEWRPDMDELRALIKPSTKMIMLNNPNNPTGSVLDVQAQLEILEIAQQHSIIVVVDEIFRPLYHDGTTITSFVEHEYTKVITTSSMSKAWGMSGVRIGWIACRDKELMDLMSNTKQYISQATSNIDEAIATECLSLRCRPAILKRHLDYAQQNLNLLEAFVKKNSDMCTWTRPAAGGTAFVKYYTINGDAVDDVQFCKDLLKEHGVLLSPGSISFGEETPANWQGYTRMHITVSPETMQKALAQISTFLGDRRKTAQ